The DNA region GGACGCCAGCTGCTCCCACAAGCTGGAGGCCGAGATGGCCCAGCTCCACGAGGCCATGGTGGGCATGGTCGGCTCGCTGGAAGAGATGATGGGCGAGGCCAACACGCGGACCGAGGAGGCGCGCCGGCTCTCGGACGAGGCGGCCGCGGCGCGCGACACGGCCGAGGAGGCCACGCGCCAGGCGCAGCGTGCTCGTCAGGACGGCCTGCTGGAAGCGGCCGACAAGCTGGATCAGGTGGTGCACGTGGTTTCTTCGGCGTCCACGGAGCTGGCGCATCAGATCGATGAGTCGCGGAACGGCGCGAATGCGCAGTCCACCAGGATCAGCGAGACAGCCACGGCCATGGAGCAGATGTCCTCATCCATCGTGGAGATCGCCAGGAACGCCGAGCAGTCCGCGGTGACCTCCGACGCCACCCGCTCTTCCGCAGACGACGGCTCCAACCAGGTGCAGTCGGTAAAGAGCAACGTGGATGAGATCGCGTCCACATTCCAATCGCTGTACGAGTCCGTCTCCGACCTCAACGTGAAGGCCGAGGGCATCGGCGCTATCGCCCAGACCATCGAGGACATCGCCGACCAGACCAACCTGCTGGCGCTCAACGCGGCCATCGAGGCGGCGCGTGCCGGAGATGCTGGACGCGGCTTCGCCGTGGTCGCAGACGAGGTGCGCAAGCTGGCCGAGAAGACTATGACCGCCACCAAGGAGGTAGGCGGCTCCATTTCCGGCATCCAGAACGGCGTGGAGCACACCCTGGGCAGTATGGACTCGGCCAAGCAGATCATTGAGAAGTCATCCGGCGAGGCGGACGAGGCCGGCAGGCTGTTGCACGAGATCGTCCGGAACGCCATGACCTCGTCCGACCAGATCCGCGCCATCGCGACCTCCTCGGAGGAGCAGGCGAGTGTGACCGAGGAGATCGGCCGCTCCATCGATGACGTAAACGCCATCTCCGCCAAGACGGCGGATGCCATGAGCGAGGCGGCCCAGGCCGTGTCCGAGCTCAACGAGCAGGCCCTGGCGCTGAAAAAGCTCATCGATGAGCTGCGCAACGAGGGACGCGTCTAACGCGGTATCCGACCGGCGCAACAACATACACCGGCACGACCGCCGCTCGCGAAGGGACAGCTCCTTTGCGGGCGGCGGTCTCGTTTTTTCAGCCTCCGGCGTGCGGTCGCAGCGGCGTCCATGCTCCCCATAGAAGGCAGAAAGCGTGCACAACGAAGGGGTGTCTATATGGCCTGGTAATTCTGCGAGTAACGACATGATGTTATGGACGACGGTCCGGCAAATTGCTACGTTCCCCCGAGAAATATCACGTCGTTTCCTGCGGGGATTGCGTTTCCCGCTGTGATGAACCTCGCCAGGATGTGGTCCGTACCGTCAAGCAAGAGGGCTGATGAGAATGAAAGTGTACGATTTCAAGACGCGGCTGTGCTATCTGCCGTTCGCTGCGGCGGCAGCCCTTGTCGCATTCGTGTTGTTTGTCATTCCAACGCCGCCGCTCTCTGAAATACGTCTGACGGACTGGATTTCCTTTCTTGTCTTTGTGGGCGTCGTATTCACCGCCGGGTATGTGAGCTACCGCTTCATTGTCAGTGGCATCGTGATCAAGAATGATCGCGTGGCCATGGATTACATGACGCGGACAAAGCTGCTGGATGTACGGCATCTTGAGGAGGTCCACGGTCTCAATGCGTTATGCATGGGATTGCTCAAGATACACTATGGCGGCGAGACCGTGTACGCGGCCGTGATGATACCGTTCTGGCGCGAGGGCGCATCCGATTCCTTCGAGCGTCTGGTGGATGCGCTGGGGTATCGTACGGCGCCGTTCCAGAACGGAGCGATGCTGGCGAAGGACAACGCGCCGCAAGGCGTCCGGCCAGCAGCCGAGGACGGCGGCGAGTTCCCGGACCTTTTCGACCCCCTGCCCGACGAGCCGCACGAAAAGTAGCATCCCTTCCGGAAATACCGGCGACACGCCATCTGCCCAGGCCAAGCGCCTTTCGCCGGGTAGGCAACCCACGGGCGCTGCCCATCGCAAGTCTGCCGAGGAACACAGCTTTCTGACCCCTGAGACTTGCGATCCCTCGGCCCCCGGGCGCTGCCCACTGCCCATGACCACGGGTGCGCCGCGTTTGCGGAAGGCGTCGGCTATCTGGTATGCCCTGGCGCAGCGGACAGTTGCGCCGTGAGAGCGGCGAGGTCGGTGAGTGCGGAGCCTTCGGCCTGAAGATGGAGTCGTTACCGGCATGCGCTGCCGGACCAGGGAAATCAACAGCAGGGTATACGCGAGGGCCTGGACGTGGGTATGAAAGTCAAAAGGAAGATAAGCTCCCGGGTTATCTACCATACCAGCACGCTGGGCATAATCGAAGTGCAGCAAGTGGGCGTGGCCAGGCTGGACGCCAGGGCATTCACCGTGCAGCTCGATCCCAACGGCAAGGGCCCCGGCCTGGACCTCGGCGTAGCCTTCCACCGCATCCAGGCCGTCAAAGCGTTTCAGAAAAAGTCCAGCAGCTCCTCGTTCTACATCGTGGAGATCGAGTATGTGGACAACAGCGGCGCACTCCAGTCCATCACCCTGGAGCTGCGCGTATTTCTGCGCCAGAGCCAGGCCCTGAAGACGGCCAAGGCCTGGAAGCAGGTCTTTGCCACGCTACAGGAAGAAGCGGGCATCGCCCCGGCTGAGCAGCCCGAATCCACCACAGAATCCACAGAGTCCACAGAATCATCGGAACCCGCGGAATCCAAAGAGTCTGTGGAGTCCAGGGAGTAACGGCCCGGCCCGCGCTTCTGCATCTCCATCCTCTCGTTCGACTCGCATCCTGAGAGCCCGCCCGCAAGGGCCGCTGCCTGAAAAAGCAGTGTACATCGCCGGACCCGGCACCTCCCGTCTTGCGATTCCTTCAGTTCCCTTTACACAAAAGAAAGGGCGCCGCGCGAAGGCGACGCCCCTGTTGTTGCGGATCGGAATAGCCAGGGTGGTTATTTCACCTTGCCTTCCTTCCAGGCCTGGATCAGATCGTCGTAGTTCACGGTCTGGCCCTGAGGCTTCTCGTTTTCCAGCTTGGGCTTGGGGGCGCCGGGCTGGCTGAGCCAGTACTCGGGATCCCTGGGCTCGTTCAGCTTGGGACCGCATACGGGCAGGACGTTGGCGCGCTCCAGGCGCTCCATGATGCGGTCCTGCTCGGCGGCCAGGTTGTCCATGGCGGTGTCCACGGTGACCTCGCCGGCAACGGCCTCACCGATGTTCTGCCACCACAGCTGGGCCAGCTTGGGGTAGTCGGGCACGTTGGTGCCGGTGGGGGTCCAGGCGACGCGGGCCGGGCTGCGATAGAATTCCACCAGGCCGCCCAGCTTGGGCGCGCGCTCGGTGAAGGATTTGTCGCGGATGTCGCTGTCGCGGATCGGGGTCAGGCCCACGTGGGCCTTCTTCAGCGAGGTCGTCTTGGCCACGCAGAACTGGGCGTAGAGCCAGGCGGCCTTGCGGCGGTCCACCGGGGTGGACTTCAGCAGGGTCCAGGAGCCGCAGTCCTGATAGCCGAGCTTCTGGCCTTCTTCCCAGTACGGGCCGTGGGGCGAGGGAGCCATGCGCCACTTGGGCGTGCCGTCCTCGTTGACCACGGGCGTGCCTTCCTCGACCACGGAGGGGACGAAGCTGGTGTACCAGAAGATCTGCTGGGCCACGTTGCCCTGGGCCAGGTACGGCAGGGACTGGTAGAAGTCCATGCCAAGGGCTCCGGGAGGCGCATAGCGGCGCAGCCAGTCCATGTACTTGCGCAGGGCGTACTTGGCGGCCGGGCCGTTGGTGGCGCCGCCGCGGGACACGGAGGAGCCGACCGGATGGCAGTCTTCCACGCGGATGCCCCACTCGTCCACGGGCAGGCCATTGGGCAGACCCTTGTCGCCGGCGCCGGCCATGGAGAGCCAAGCGTCGGTGAAGCGCCAGCCGAGGTCCGGGGCCTTCTTGCCGTAGTCCATGTGGCCGTAGATGGCCATGCCGTCGACCTCTTTCACGCGGTCGGTGAAGAACTCGGCGATGTCTTCGTATGCGGACCAGTTGACGGGCACGCCCAGGTCGTAGCCGTAGATGTCCTTGAACTGCTTCTGGTACTCGGGGTTGTTGAACCAGTCGTAGCGGAACCAGTAGAGGTTCGCGAACTGCTGGTCGGGCAGCTGGTAGACCTTGCCGTCCGGAGCCGTGGTAAAGGAGATGCCCATGAAGTCGTCGAGATCGAGTGTGGGCAGGGTGACGTCCTTGCCTTCGCCGGCCATCCAGTCGGTCAGGTTGACCACGTAGCCGGAGCGGAAGTGCGTGCCGATGAGGTCGGAGTCGTTGACGTAGCCGTCAAACACGTTCTCGCCCGACTGCATTTGCACCTGCAGCTTCTCGATAACGTCGCCTTCCTGGATCAGGTCGTGGGTGACCTTGATGCCGGTGATTTCCTCGAAGGCTTTGGCGAGGACCTTGGACTCGTACTCGTGGGTGGGGATGGTTTCGGAGACCACGCGGATCTCCATGCCGCGGAAGGGCTCCGCCGCTTTGGTGAACCATTCCATCTCCTTCATCTGCTCTTCCTTGGAGAGCGTCGAAGGTTGGAACTCGTCATCAATCCATTTTTTTGCCGCGTCCGAGTATTGATCCGCAGCGGCGATGCTCGCGACACAGAAGAGAGCCGTGAGCATGGTCCCCAGACAGAGGAGACGCAGGAAAATCCTGTGCTTCATCGACATTAGCCACCTCCTAGCGCATTGCAGGTTGTTGAAGTTACGCCATGGCAAA from Oceanidesulfovibrio marinus includes:
- a CDS encoding ABC transporter substrate-binding protein, whose protein sequence is MSMKHRIFLRLLCLGTMLTALFCVASIAAADQYSDAAKKWIDDEFQPSTLSKEEQMKEMEWFTKAAEPFRGMEIRVVSETIPTHEYESKVLAKAFEEITGIKVTHDLIQEGDVIEKLQVQMQSGENVFDGYVNDSDLIGTHFRSGYVVNLTDWMAGEGKDVTLPTLDLDDFMGISFTTAPDGKVYQLPDQQFANLYWFRYDWFNNPEYQKQFKDIYGYDLGVPVNWSAYEDIAEFFTDRVKEVDGMAIYGHMDYGKKAPDLGWRFTDAWLSMAGAGDKGLPNGLPVDEWGIRVEDCHPVGSSVSRGGATNGPAAKYALRKYMDWLRRYAPPGALGMDFYQSLPYLAQGNVAQQIFWYTSFVPSVVEEGTPVVNEDGTPKWRMAPSPHGPYWEEGQKLGYQDCGSWTLLKSTPVDRRKAAWLYAQFCVAKTTSLKKAHVGLTPIRDSDIRDKSFTERAPKLGGLVEFYRSPARVAWTPTGTNVPDYPKLAQLWWQNIGEAVAGEVTVDTAMDNLAAEQDRIMERLERANVLPVCGPKLNEPRDPEYWLSQPGAPKPKLENEKPQGQTVNYDDLIQAWKEGKVK
- a CDS encoding methyl-accepting chemotaxis protein, which gives rise to MQKVEQRIGIEREKISSYMELMEDKAKDMALAGESFYNIAKASGNTNLDDVNAFVTTFVQEFKNAIGAGLWYDPHVYLPDQKYLGLYAYWDNGKVVFTTEYNTEEYDYPNQEWYTSAIPKSWPRDKPLPQRIHWSEPYFDAAGSMALMVTVSSVMYGADGTIIGMSTADLSMENLSAQVQAIKPTPSSMAFAVETGSGSLTAHSTDQDMVLKPVTELPFGRDLPTPDKLGAGEMVEIEQTIDGRDQIVFYTITNTGMGLGVVVPKDELFAKQQGLADFNTTIAVIVGAAVLGLIILAYFLLNRWVVAPIKSLVDYSRQVACGKLDASCSHKLEAEMAQLHEAMVGMVGSLEEMMGEANTRTEEARRLSDEAAAARDTAEEATRQAQRARQDGLLEAADKLDQVVHVVSSASTELAHQIDESRNGANAQSTRISETATAMEQMSSSIVEIARNAEQSAVTSDATRSSADDGSNQVQSVKSNVDEIASTFQSLYESVSDLNVKAEGIGAIAQTIEDIADQTNLLALNAAIEAARAGDAGRGFAVVADEVRKLAEKTMTATKEVGGSISGIQNGVEHTLGSMDSAKQIIEKSSGEADEAGRLLHEIVRNAMTSSDQIRAIATSSEEQASVTEEIGRSIDDVNAISAKTADAMSEAAQAVSELNEQALALKKLIDELRNEGRV